TAATGCTGCAAACGCGCTATTACGAGCGTTGGTGCTCGGCAAGCGTGACAACCAAGAATCGCAGGAGATCTTTGCACGCACCGGCGTTGCGCATCTGCTGGCAATCTCTGGGTTCCATCTGGCGGTGCTTGCGTGGTTGATGCGATTGTGTGTGCGCCTGACTGGCGATTGGGGTCGGTTTGAACCGGTGTTTGTTGGAGCGATGGTGCTTGTGTATGTTGCGCTAGTTCCTGCAAATCCACCGATCGTGCGTGCAGCAACACTGGTTTTTGCGCTGATGGGCGCTGAAGCACTTGGAAGACGGTACGACCCGGTTGCTGTGCTTGCGTGGACGGCGTGCGGTATGTTGATCTGCAAGCCGATGGACGCGTTCAACATGGGATTCCACCTCACGTTTGTGCTGGTTGGAGCGCTGCTGGTGTTAACGCCAATGATTGCCGCGAGATTCGAGGCAAATGTGATTGTTGGGAAGCCGGGGGAGGCTCATCGCACTACGCGCGTGCAGTGGATATGGGCGCAGTCTCGCGATCTATTTGTGACGAATGTGATGTGCTGGCTGATCGCAACGCCGATTGTGATGTACCATGCTGGACTCCTGAGTGTGATCGGTGTTGTTGCAACGATTCTTGTCGGCCCGGTGGTCGTGGTGGTGCTGATGCTGGGCGCTGTAATGCTCTGCGCGGCTGCAATAAGTCACGCACTGGGGACACTGATTGGCTCTGTGGTTGTTGTCCCCGCTGAACTTGCTGTGTTGATTGTGCGATGGTGCGACAGCATTCCGGGCTCATCAGTTCGTGTGCCCGCGGTGTCGATCGCGTGGGTGGTTGCGGCAGTCGTGTATGGGTTCTTCTGGTGCGGTCGCGTATTTCGATACCACTGGCGTTCACGGATTGTGTTTGCGATTGGATGTGTCGTGTTACTGGGATGGCTGGCCGTCGAGATTCGCTTCGCGACGCACCTGTCATCGCAGACAGCGCTGCGTGTTGATACGCTCGCCGTTGGCGATGGCACGTGCCACATACTTCGCTCTGATCGCGACGCACTTCTGTGGGATTGCGGGAGTCTCGGGCTTGATATTGGTGTGCGCCTTGTGCCGAACGCGCTGCGCGCAGTTGGTGGGTGGCGTGTGCCGACTGCGATTCTCACTCATCCGAACATCGATCACTATAACGGACTGGTGAGTGCAGCGAACGACATTGGACTCAGGCGTGTGCTCGTGACGCAGCGGTTTCTTGATACAGCGAGTACCAGGCCGCATGGCGCAGCTGCTGATTTGCTGCGAGATCTGGAGATAATGAATATCGAGATTCTGACGATCGGGAAGGGCGATGTGATCCCGTTCGGCAGCATGCAGCTTCGCGTGCTCTGGCCACCAAAGGATCCGGTTGAAGTTCGACGCTTTGCCTTTGATAACGACACATCTGTTGTTGCCCTGATCGAATCGACCGATGAGCAGTTCGCGACACGTCGTATGCTGATGACTGGAGATATCCAGCGCAGCGCGATGATCGCGATCATGACAGAATATCCAGAACTGCAAGCCGATATGCTAGAGCTTCCGCATCACGGGAGTTACTCCGACGTCTCGCACGAGTTTGTTGGTATGCTGAGCCCGGCAATCGTTGTGCAATCGACCGGCGTACAGCGGCTTGATGAGACACGATGGGATCGGGCAAAGCAGACGCGACAGTGGTATGCAACGCCGGACACCGGCGCAATCACGACGGAACTCTTGCGCGATGGCACATGGCGTGTGCGCACCATGCGATAAACTCAGACATTACGGAATGTTTGCCGGGTTTTCTCGGATGTTGATCGCGCCTGATGGATCGCGGTGGAAACGCCGCGGGCTTTGCCGAGATTGACAGGGCCGGCCTTGATCCGCTGGATGCATCGTGCCGCATTGTCCTTTGAAAACTCTGTACCGATGAATCGTCGATTGAGCGCGTGTGCAACGACGCCCGTTGTGCCAGAGCCAAGGAACGGGTCCATCACGAGATCGCCCGGCTTTGACGTCGCGAGGATTACGCGTTCGAGATAGGCCTCGGGCAGTTGATTGTCGTGACCGTGGCGGCGTTCCTTGTTGTTCCCCTGGATACGACCCCAGTATGGTCCGTACCACACATCCAGCGGCACGCGCTTGCCAGCAGGCATGCCGTCACGCTTTGAGAGCGTGCGCGGGTCAAAGTATGTTGTTGCACGGTCTGTGGGCTCAAGGATCTCTGAAGTGTCCCACGTGCGCTCGAATGTGCCTGTGGGATCGGGCTTGACAAAGTAGAGGGCGTGGACCTTTGAGTTGATAAAGCGCGATTTTGTGTTCTGCCCGAACCGATAGTGCCAGATGCACCAGTTGATCATCTCAAGCCCGGGCTGGTTGTTCTTGTCGTCTTCTTTCTTGAGATGCACAACGATCTCAGCTGCGGTGTCATCCGGAATGTTCACCCAGAATGCACCGCCGGGGCGTAACGCGATGCGGCACAGGTTCAGCCACTGGTATGTAAACTCGAGGAAGTCCTCGCGAGGCATGTTGTCTTCCCACTTGTCGTACGCGCGATTCCAGTTGAACGGCGGATCTGCGAAGACGAGATCGACCACCCCTGCGCCTGTTTCCTTCGTCGGCTGGCAATCGGAGATGGTGGGGATGATGTCGCGGCAATCGCCGATGTAGACACGCGCTTCGGGCGGCCCCTTGATGCTTGTGCAAGGGAACGCCTTTGCACGCTGCGCAGTACGCTTTGGCTTGGTTGCTGTCGGCATGAGCAACGATAGATGGTTTGTTTGGAAAGCGCAAGTTCGTTCGGCTGTCATTCACGCATTTATTCTCGGGTTTTCGGGAAGGATCTGATCGGTGGCTGGATGGGGGAAGGGGCGAAAAACTCGGTAGATTGGCGAGAATTTCTTCCACAGCGTTGCAGGTATCCTGTATATTGAACAGGCGCCTGACATGGCCGAACATGAATCAGTATGTGTAGCAGCCGCTGCACAAGAGACAATGCGCATAGCGGCATTGAGAAAGAGGAGCTGGAATGATCATCAGAGCAAGCATCGTGTCCGCAGCAGTTCTGTGTGTGTGTGCGGGAGCAACAGCGCAGACGGTCGTTGTACCGAACGCGGCTGCCAATGCCGCCGGTACTGGCGGGTACACGACGATCTTCAACAACCAGCCTCGCGGGTACCAGTTGATCATCGGTCAGGCGGAACTCGGCGGTATGCCGGTGGGCAGTGTGGTGACAGGGCTCGAATGGCGTCAGACATCATGGCAGGTGTATCCGTCATGGCCGAGCGTGACGCTGTTGTACTCACAGTTTGATGTGTCGCTGGCAACAGCTGCAAATACGCCTGCAAACATGAGCACCACGTACACCGAGAACATCGGGCCCGATGTTGTGCAAGTGCATAGCGGAGCATGGCAGGTGGATGCGAACTCGTATGCTGGTGGGAGTCTCTCGCCGACACCGAACGCGTGGGGAACAACGATCCAGTTCGCAAGCCCCTTCACCTATCAGGGCGGAGATCTGTGCCTGACAATCCTGCATACTGGACACGGGTTTTCGAACTGTGCGCTTGATACCGTGGGTAGCGCCGACATGAAAGCAAAGGGCACGAGTGATATCTCGAATCCGAACGACTGGTACAACCAGGGACCGATTGTGACGCGGTTCCTCTTTGATGCACCGGTCGCCTGCTATGCTGATTGCGACAACAACAACACGTTGAACATCTTCGACTATATCTGCTTTGGCAACGCCTACAGCACAAATGACCCGTATGCTGACTGTGACGGGTCCGGTGGATTGAATGTGTTTGATTACATCTGCTTTGGCAATGCGTACGCAGCTGGGTGTCCGTGAATCCGTGCGTGTTTCACGTGAGTGGAAAGAAAGGGAGAACAACATGAAGAGCGTTTGGTTCCTTGGTGTGTGTGTGATGACATGCTGCGCATCGGCGCAGACAACACTCGAGTTTGACCCGATGCAGGGCTGGGCTTCTGCCGGCGGTGTTGGTGGTGGGCGTGCCGCATACTTCACGTGCGATGAGACCATCACGCTCACTGGCGCGGGGTTCTACTGCGACATGAATCCGGGTCTCTACGAGGTGCAGATCTATCAGGGTGCTGGCGAGTTTGCTGCTCCCGGGCCGCTGCTGCACTCGGTAACTGTGAGTCTTGGCGGGATCGGACAGACATGGCAGGACGCTGCGATCAGCTACACGCTCAACGCTGGACAGGACTACCTCCTTCACTTTCGCAGCGCAGACCCGAATCTGTCAGTCGCCAACAGCTATCAGCGGTTCTTCTGGGGCGATGATCCGGGTGAGGATCTTGATCTCGGCGTTGTCACCATCCGCGATGGCCGAGCCGGGTACGACGCGTCAAACTATTCGAATGTTGCGTTCCCCCGCATGCGTATCGAATACGTTGACACCACGTGCTATGCCGATTGTGATCAGAGCGGCTCGCTGAATATCTTTGATTACATCTGCTTCGGCAACGAGTACTCTGCTGGAAGTTCGTACGCCGACTGCGATGGCAGCGGATCATTGAATATCTTCGATTACATCTGCTTCGGCAATGAGTACGTAAATGGATGTCCGTAAGTCTCAGTACTGCACTGGCGTTGGAAGCAACGCTGTGCAGATTTTTACATACACATATTCTTGAGCACAGGAGGCGCATCCATGCGATCCCCCATCGGCTTTGTTTCATTCGCCGCACTCACTGCGCTGCTGACGTTTGATTCCAGCGCACAGATATCGATTACATCTGACAACCGGCTCATTGTCGCGTCGGCAGAGAATCTTGGCGTTGCGCTCGATGATGAGTTCAAGGAGACGGGCTTGGTGTATCCCGGTCAGCCATGGAACGAGTCGGTGGATGCCAGCGTCGCGGGTGTTCAGGCGAAAGCCATGCAGCAATCGGAGCTGACCTCGTTCAAGATCACAGGGAGTGGTCGAACCGAGGAGGACGCGTTCTGTGGCGGTGGATGCACAATGTACAGCAACGCGGAGTCCAGAATCTTCGCAGAGTTCACCGTGGCGACATCCACGCCGTTCTCGATCATTGGTGAGTTGCACGCGCTGCACGTGAACGAGGGTGTAGCGCAGAGCGAGATATCCCTCTCGGGCTCAGTCACAGGCGAGCTCTACACCAATCTGGCTGAGGCGTCCAAGACTTCCGTTACCGAGCAGATTATGTTCTCGGGAACCTTCGAGCCCGAAGAAACCTACTACCTCTCGGTTGGTTGTGTGTCGCACACCACGGAAACGGAGTCGCTCGGTTCTGGTACAGCAACGTTCGAGTTCATCATTGACGCTGGCGACACAGATGGCGACGGGCTCGCGGACGGGTGGGAGACAAACGGCATTGATGTCAATGGCGACGGCACGATTGATCTTGATCTGCCAGCTATGGGTGCCGACCCCATGCGCAAGGATCTGTTTATCGAGGTTGACGCGATGACGGGTCGTGCACCGCACATCTCGGTGCTTCCAGCGGTCATCGTCGCGTTTGCGAACTCGCCGGTGGAGAATCCAAACGGCACAACGGGGATCACGCTCCATCCCGTGCTCGACGAGATCAATCTTCCGCTCCGCGATTATCCGAATAAATTTACTGAGTTCGATCAGGACAAGAACGCGTACTTCGGCACAATGACCGAGCGAGCCAGTGCCAACTGGACGAACATAAAGGCAGCACGCAATCTCGCGTTTCGGTACTGCATCTTTGCAAACACGTGGGGTGGGACAACATCAAGCGGGCTCGCAGAACTCCCCGGCGACGATTTCATGGTCACACTCGGCGGCTGGAATACACCTGGCGGCACGCCCAATCAGCAGGCTGGCACGTTCATGCATGAGCTTGGACACACGTTGTTCCTTCGCCACGGTGGCGATGACAGCATCCATAACAAACCGAACTATGTCAGCGTGATGAACTATCTCTGGCAGACACCGGCGTTCTGGTCAAACGCATTCTGGATTCTCGACTACTCGCGCATCGAACTCCCATCGCTCAACGAGGCGATGCTTATCGAAGCCGACGGACTCGGCGCACCCATGGGTGCGTATCCAGTTGGCGCGTATGTGATGTTCGGTTTGCCGGGCACGCCACACCCGAATGGACTGCGCCAGTTCCAGTACGCCAGCCTCGACCATGGGGATCCGGTCGATTGGAACAACACCGGCACAATCAGTATGAGCGCAACGTCCGGCGACATCAACTACCTCTACACATGCACTCCACCACCGGCAAACTGTTATCAACAGCCGTCGCCGAACGAAATTCTCAATGGCCACGACGACTGGTCGGTGCTTTGGTACCACATTGGCGGTCATGCGAACTTCTCAGATGGCGTACACACTTCAACAACGGATGATGGCGAGATCACCTCCGAGATCTTTGAGGCGCTCAACTCGATCCCGCCTCTCCCGAGTGCCTGCTACGCCGATTGTGACAAGAGCGGCTCATTGAATATCTTTGACTACATCTGCTTTGGCAACGCATATAGCGCAAACGACCCATACGCCGATTGCGATGGCAGTGGATCGCTCAACGTGTTCGATTACATCTGTTTCGGGAACGAGTATGCGAGCGGTTGTCCATAACCCTGGATACGCTGAATGGAGAGGGTTCATGCGATCGATATCTGTCCAGTTCGTGTGCTCCGTGGTGTTTACTGCTGGTGTGAACTCAACTGTGATGGCTCAGGCCTATCCGGAATGGACGCTCTATGCGCCGTTTCAAGGATCCACATCGACCTATCTGATCGATCTTGCAGGGAACAACGTGCATACGTGGTCAAGTAACTTTGCGCCTGGCATTGCGGTCTATCTTCTTGATGATGGCGCGCTGATGCGTACGTGCAACGACCAGACCGTGTCAAACTTCGGGGGCGGAGGTCGTGGGGGCCGCATCCAGAAGATCGCGTGGGATGGCACAATCGAATGGAACTATGTTGCAGCTGGTCCAAACTACGTGCAGCATCACGATATCGAGATACTACCGAACGGGAATGTGCTGGTCATGGCATGGGAACGGTTTACGGGTGCTGAAGCAGTTGCGATGGGTCGCGATCCTGCACATGCTGGCCCGTGGGTGTGGTCGGAACTCATCTACGAAATCGAACCAACGGGCCCAACGACGGGCGACATCGTGTGGGAATGGCACGTGTGGGACCATCTCGTGCAGAATCTTGATCCAACGAAACCAAACTATGGGAACCCCGCGGATCATCCCGGCAGAATCGATATCAACTTTGGGCCGAGCGACTCAGACTGGCTGCATTGGAACGCCATCGATTACAACGCCGAGCTCGACCAGATCGTCGTTTCGTCAAGAACATGGTCGGAGATCTGGATTCTGTCGCATGAGAAGGGGCACTCGGGAGATCTGGTGTATCGATGGGGCAATCCACGTGCGTACGGACGCGGGACACAAGCAGATCAGATGCTGTTTGGTCAACACGACCCCGAGTGGATTCCCGATGGTCTGCCGGGCGAGGGCAATATCACGATCTTTAACAATGGCGACGGGCGAGGATACTCATCCGTTGTTGAGCTTGATACGGGTGTCAATCCCGACGGTACATACACACTTCCTGCAGTTGGTGGATATGGACCATCCGGATTTGTCTGGGAGTGCGATGCGCTGAGCGGGCAATCCTTCTTTTCGCTGATTATGTCGGGTCTGCAGCGTATGCCCAATGGCAACAGCCTTGTTTGCCCTGCAACAGCTGGCACGTTTATCGAGATAGACGCAAACTGCAACGTCCAGTGGAGCTTTGCTGCAGGTGGAACACAGTTTCGTGCGACACGGATTGGCGAGCACGATCCACGCCTTGAGGGGCTTTTGTGGTGCTACGCGGACTGCGACGAGAACACTATGCTGAACATCTTTGATTACATCTGCTTCGGAAACGCGTACAGCGCGAGCGAGCTTTACGCGGACTGCGATGGCAACGGATCACTCAACGTGTTTGATTACATCTGCTTTGGGAACGCGTACGCAGCCGGGTGCCCTTAGCTTGGGGTCAAACATATTTAGATTTAGAAAACACTAATGAAAAAACAAATTATGATAACAAGTTCTGTTCAACTTTTTTATAAAACTTTGTGGTGTCTATTGGTAATTTGTCTCTTTGCGACATCTCTTCATGCGCAGCACTATGCTCGAGCTTTTCCGGGATCAGGCTCTGTCGCCGGTGCTAGAAAGGCGAGGCTTGTCGGTGATTTAGACGGTGATGGAATAGTTGATGCAGCAAGTGCATCGTTAGGTCTCCATGTTTACCTGGGGAATAAACGACCAGGCTTTGATCCAGAAATTGTCTTTGCTAACGGGATTAACTCACCTGGAGACGCACTGGTTACGTCGGGTGACTTCGATAATGATGGAGACATTGACTTGCTGATGTCTGGCAACGGAGAGTATTTACTTTATGTAAATGATGGGTTAGCATTTTTTTCTCA
Above is a genomic segment from Phycisphaeraceae bacterium containing:
- a CDS encoding ComEC/Rec2 family competence protein, with product MGGTSSATHTVIPLPEWIPTGAARRACIALACLVTGILVGRALLSSDAAEHSLLASSGLWTGAIFGVLVAVLAIRRAFVLALAMMLVGVLMMVVRVGPWPDHSVVHQLSAASSDRAVLVDIGGVVSSAARIEHRKDISLMPRPDVLVFDLRIVHSALAPEQKTSGTARIRVDLPENYDAQDAIGGIAIGDRVRVMGRATQYKKPLNPGERDTTLLRRQAGLACTVSVPNMDLVTSAEHLEVPMLLHALTTLKSGRSILQRRASRWMDNTFGSDDDDNAANALLRALVLGKRDNQESQEIFARTGVAHLLAISGFHLAVLAWLMRLCVRLTGDWGRFEPVFVGAMVLVYVALVPANPPIVRAATLVFALMGAEALGRRYDPVAVLAWTACGMLICKPMDAFNMGFHLTFVLVGALLVLTPMIAARFEANVIVGKPGEAHRTTRVQWIWAQSRDLFVTNVMCWLIATPIVMYHAGLLSVIGVVATILVGPVVVVVLMLGAVMLCAAAISHALGTLIGSVVVVPAELAVLIVRWCDSIPGSSVRVPAVSIAWVVAAVVYGFFWCGRVFRYHWRSRIVFAIGCVVLLGWLAVEIRFATHLSSQTALRVDTLAVGDGTCHILRSDRDALLWDCGSLGLDIGVRLVPNALRAVGGWRVPTAILTHPNIDHYNGLVSAANDIGLRRVLVTQRFLDTASTRPHGAAADLLRDLEIMNIEILTIGKGDVIPFGSMQLRVLWPPKDPVEVRRFAFDNDTSVVALIESTDEQFATRRMLMTGDIQRSAMIAIMTEYPELQADMLELPHHGSYSDVSHEFVGMLSPAIVVQSTGVQRLDETRWDRAKQTRQWYATPDTGAITTELLRDGTWRVRTMR
- a CDS encoding site-specific DNA-methyltransferase, which gives rise to MPTATKPKRTAQRAKAFPCTSIKGPPEARVYIGDCRDIIPTISDCQPTKETGAGVVDLVFADPPFNWNRAYDKWEDNMPREDFLEFTYQWLNLCRIALRPGGAFWVNIPDDTAAEIVVHLKKEDDKNNQPGLEMINWCIWHYRFGQNTKSRFINSKVHALYFVKPDPTGTFERTWDTSEILEPTDRATTYFDPRTLSKRDGMPAGKRVPLDVWYGPYWGRIQGNNKERRHGHDNQLPEAYLERVILATSKPGDLVMDPFLGSGTTGVVAHALNRRFIGTEFSKDNAARCIQRIKAGPVNLGKARGVSTAIHQARSTSEKTRQTFRNV
- a CDS encoding aryl-sulfate sulfotransferase, which produces MRSISVQFVCSVVFTAGVNSTVMAQAYPEWTLYAPFQGSTSTYLIDLAGNNVHTWSSNFAPGIAVYLLDDGALMRTCNDQTVSNFGGGGRGGRIQKIAWDGTIEWNYVAAGPNYVQHHDIEILPNGNVLVMAWERFTGAEAVAMGRDPAHAGPWVWSELIYEIEPTGPTTGDIVWEWHVWDHLVQNLDPTKPNYGNPADHPGRIDINFGPSDSDWLHWNAIDYNAELDQIVVSSRTWSEIWILSHEKGHSGDLVYRWGNPRAYGRGTQADQMLFGQHDPEWIPDGLPGEGNITIFNNGDGRGYSSVVELDTGVNPDGTYTLPAVGGYGPSGFVWECDALSGQSFFSLIMSGLQRMPNGNSLVCPATAGTFIEIDANCNVQWSFAAGGTQFRATRIGEHDPRLEGLLWCYADCDENTMLNIFDYICFGNAYSASELYADCDGNGSLNVFDYICFGNAYAAGCP